One Salvia miltiorrhiza cultivar Shanhuang (shh) chromosome 6, IMPLAD_Smil_shh, whole genome shotgun sequence genomic window, AACCCCCATTTTTGACATGGAAGTCTTTGAATTGGATAGGTCTTTTTTCCATTTGTTAGATATTAATGTTATTACTGCCAATAGTGTAAAAAATATATCTGTGAGATGACATCTACCCTTACAAAGGCTTCTAAAAAGGATGGTGCTTTAATGATTAATATAGAATATGTAAAGTTCTCTATTTTCTATCTGAAAGTTCTACAATTGCctattactccctccctcccagcttttagtatccaattgaGAGTAGTAAGGGTTTTAataaggtagttgagtgtattgtgagtggaataaaggtcccaccttttatgtgagtgttaaaataattaaagtggagtaagggtctcacctacttttactaaaattagAAATGGATACAAAAATGTGGGACATCCAAAAATGgaaatatggatactaaaagttgggacggagggagtatctggTTTGAACACTCTTtaaataatttcattttgttTGAAAGGAAATTTATGTTTTCAGTCACTTGTGGGCAAAGTTACTCCCCACTATGCGCACTAATATCTCTGTTTTTGCTATCCCTTGTTGCAGACAAGTAGAAGACTTTGTTCCGAGTTCAAAGAATTATCACCTCATTCACGTTTGCTAGCTAATTCACAACGAGTATCTTGCTTCCATTCTTACAATAGAAAGAAAATTGGAGTGAAGAGATTCACCTCTGGATTCTTTGCTGACAAGTCAACCTTTCACCTGACAAAGAGCCTACCAGATAATGCTGAAGTAAGGGATTAGTGAAAATTGTTTCATTTTTCAAAGAACTGTTTGATGGTGAAAATATGATAGCTTCATTCATGTTATTTAATTGAAAGCTGGATTTATTATTCTACACCATTTTTTTCTATTGTTCATCTCAACAAAATCATCTTTTGCATTTCGGTTGGGTCAAATGTTCCACGTTTCTTGCTAGTGATAGATAATATTCTGTATTTGATCATAACTCTATCACTCTTGGTTTTCCTGCTGTGTTTTCAATCCTTTTCCAACGATTTGAGGTCATTCTGCATTCTGAATTCAATGTAAAGCAAATATTACGTTCCTGGGTTCTGCTTTTGTGGAAGCTGTTATCTAGCTTTTGCCGTTGTTTGAGGGAATAATATCCAGCAAGGAGAATGGAGAAAAATTTAATGGGAGGATGTATCATGCTATTGACATAATAGTtccattttaatattcaatACTTAACGATTTTATTTCACTCCTTTTGGCATTTCCCTTGAAAAACATGCACTACTTTTATGAAGTTCTACTGTTTTCCTTTGATTGTCCGAACGGATATAAACCTGTTTCTCCATTCAATTTGATGTTCAGGCAAGAAAAATTCAAGTTCCACATGCCTCTGTAGGCCCTGAAGAGCCACATGCCGCAAGTACCACCTGGCCTGATGGTGTTACAGAGAAATCTGGTCTGGATATAGTAGATACTGAAGCAGAGAGATTAGAATTTGAGAATTTCTTAAGGTTTGAGATTCCTTCTCACCCAAAATTGCACAGAGGACAACTGAAAAATGGACTCCGCTATCTTATTCTACCAAATAAAGTCCCCCTAATAGGTAATCTTCTTTCGCAATAACTTCTATGGACATGAtaaatgcatttttgtgtgattcAAGAGTGTATTGTCACATTATAGATGAATgcttgaaaaatatgaaaaacaaGCATGATATTTTACAGTTTGCACTGAAGATATGGTTTTGAGAATATAGGAGATTCACGATTCTTTCTTTCTGGCAATCGTTATGTATGGTGTTGcagattaatttgttaatatgcCTTATCCCGGTTTTTTCCTGTTTTACTTTTGGATCTGTATTATGGAGGATCAAGATTCCTGTTTGGACAAGTAACTTCTAAGTATATAGAAGATTGTGGTTGGAAAGATGTCATAAGTTGGGAGATTACAAGTAGTTTTCATTGGTGCTCATGACCTtcaagtcagagaagtcacccaaTGTGAACACTGAGCATAAAGATGTAAGAGAAAGATCAGGTGTGTCTCAGGATAGGAAAATGAACTGGGTACCAAGGATCTTGGAACTGGTGTGAGTTATTAGCAACATAATAATTAGCGACTTTGGTATGCTGGTAGTGATGCCACGAGAACTGGAAACACCGATTGAGTTTACTATTGTCTGCAGACAGCAGCATGTCTAGAAGTCTGAGAACTAAGTTATATTGGGGTTAAATGATCAAATTAGTGGGAACGAATGAATCTGGTGAAGATGGGACGTTCAATTATATTAGAAAACCTGAGATGGATTTTAGTTTTTGATGAAGAAAAGTGACTATCTGCATATGCCACCCAATAAATGATTGTTTACATGTTTGTTGTTGAAAATCAATGGATAGAGCAATATTTGTCCTCTTTCAGACCTGGATGAGTTAATGATTTGTGTAGACAAGGGACGCACTAGAATTACAGTgacaattcaaaatttgaagctTTCCTTCAATAGTTACACTTGGAGCTTTCCAAAACGAATAGCGGTTTTGTTTCACCTTTTTGCTCTTTAATATTGTTCTACCTATGAATAATAGGTTTGAAGCCCACATGGAAGTCCATGTTGGATCAATCgatgaggaagatgatgagCAAGGAATTGCTCATATGATTGAACATGTTGCATTCCTCGGAAGTAAGAAACGTGAGAAACTTCTTGGAACTGGGGCAAGATCTAATGCTTACACGGACTTCCATCACACCGTGTTTCATATCCATTCACCAACTAGTACGAAGGTTTGTGGTGTTTTCATCTTTACTTACAAAATCTCTGATATTAATGTTTGTTGGGtcttcttttgtttttgttttgctctCATCTCATTTTTTTGATATGTGTGGAAAAGATAATCAAACTAAATGAAGTAGGGGAGAGCCATGAAACTCAAGAGAAATTGAGGGAAACACAACCAACTTTTATGGATCCCCTCTAGATGAGAAAGAAAAGAAGGGGCAACAAAGAAAAGAAGTAATTGTGTGAACATGTGAAACAATGTTTTAAAATGTGTTTAAGCGTGGAGGCATTTTCCAATGGCCCTACAAGGTGTAAAACTGAGGGGTAAATCATTAAAACACATGAAAATGATAACTATTGTAATATAACACATATAAACATAGCAAATATATGAAAACATAGAAAAACATAAGTTCATAACTACTTAGAAGTCCTAAAAATCTTGAACTCAAATATAAATGTTATTAGCTATAATCAAATGTTCAAGAAGCTCGAATCATCCCCATCTCCATCTTCATCTCCACCTTTGTAATCATCTTGCACTTCATCCTCATCAATCAATGCAATGCTTGATTGAACACTTTGTCGCTTTCCTATATTATCATAtactttaaatattaaattaagtatatagcATGTACTTTGTAGAATATGATCAAACCTTGTAAAATAATAGAAGTAACCtttttggttgatttctttTCCTCTTTCTCTGTGCAAGAGAACGTCCCCCTCATCTATTGGCATCATTGCTTCAACATCTTCGTTAGTTTGGTTGGCTATCCACACATCATTAGAAGGCATATTTCCAAGTGGGACCCTCTTCTACTCATTGTATATTCGTGATGTTAAATCACAAAAGATTTGCAAAAAGCTAAAAGAAATCAACAACAGATTCAATTGTCAATTGGTGTCTAGCAAGTAGCAATGTATCTACATAGATAACTATTTATTCCAATATAAAATATGCTGTCCTCTCATTTTTCAGCAATGTAAACCCATAATTGACTTAGTTCAATCATGCTGTCCTCTCACTTAATATTTTGTACATGGCCTATTATAACTTATTCTAAATTTTTTAGCAACATATTCCATATATGTAACCCACTAAATAACTTGTATGTGTGAAGTTTGGGTCCAGAGCAGCAGCGGAAactgaaaaaaaagaaaagaaaagagggTTGACTTATTGACGAAAATAATAAGGAATAATTGATAGTAGGAGCGCCATTAGTTTATATGAAGATGTATAAATATGTCTACATTAGTGTTACTATTTGTCCCTTTTCCTTTTGGTTTTCATTCAGCATTGCTCGTCTCTACTTAGTCTAATGGAGTTTTGATATATAGGACTCTGAAGGTGATTTGCTGCCGGTTGTCCTGGATGCTCTTAATGAGGTAtatcaattcttttttttttccctaatGCTTCGGAACTATTATGCACTTTAATTCATCCTATTTAGGTCAATGACTCTGCACTCTCAATTTTCTTTGGCCTTCTTGTACTTCTCTGTGCTTTTCTTATTATATGTTAGTTGAAAACAACACATTATTGAATGGCTGTAGATTGCTTTCCACCCCAAGTTTCTTTCTTCTCGAGTTGAGAAAGAAAGACGGGCAATTTTGTCAGAACTACAAATGATGAACACCATAGAGTACCGTGTTGATTGCCAGGTATGTAGAACAATTGACCAGCTTTGATGACTTTTTGTTGTTTTCTTTGTCATTTTTTCCAAAATGGTCTCTCCAATTTTCTTCTTGCCTTTTACCCAGTTATTCCTTTCTTTTGTTGGTACAGTTGTTGCAGTACTTGCATTCTGAGAACAAGCTGAGCAAAAGGTTTCCAATCGGATTGGAGGAACAAATTAAGAAATGGGATGCTGATAAAATCAGGAAGTTCCATGAGCGTTGGTATTTCCCAGCAAATGCCACATTGTATATTGTTGGGGACATTGATGACATTCCGAAGACAGTTAACCACATTGAAGTATGTGATTGCTGCTTTATTGATGACATGGAGATGATTTTGACATAAACCCTGTATACTTTTTATTGTCTGAGTTGTTTGACTTTGATCCTTATCGGTTGAAGTAATAAATAATTTCCTTAACTTTTTCAGGCAGTTTTTGGCAAGAATGGCATGGAAAATGAGGCATCTGTTCCACCTACACCAAGTGCTTTTGGTGCGATGGCCAGTTTCCTTGTTCCTAAGCTGACAGTTGGACTGTCTGGTGGTTTGTCTCAGGAAAGGTCATCTGTTTCCCTGGAGCAATCAAAAAATCTCAGAAGGGAGAGGCATGCTGTTCGCCCTCCAGTTCAGCATAATTGGTCCATTCCTGGGAGTTACACGGAACCTAAGCCTCCCCAgatatttcagcatgaattgcTTCAGAATTTCTCAATCAATATGTTCTGCAAGGTTATTGTTACTTTTTATGCTGCTTTGTCTTTACTAGGGTGCAATTTCCTTTTAAAAACCATATTTTTCTCTATATTGCCTTCATATTAAAACACTCTTGGTTAAACAAGGTTTTCAAGGGCGCAAGATGTACATAAAGTTTTTAAGCACATGATATGTACATGATGTCCACTTGAAAAGCTAGATAATTAAGCTGGTATTAAATCATCAACCAACAAACTATGATGCTAGTGACTACAGTTATCAGTATCGGTTACAAATATTATGTTGCCTTTCTAACTTTTTAATCAACGTAATGTAAGTTGGTGCGATTAAATTATTATGGTGTACCAATGCATCTGGACACATGATATCCATGTCCAATGAactcataataaataaatcaaaacatGGAAGTACCAAGTGAAGCAACATTTTAgcctaattatttattttttatttacttttttgcTTACAGAAACCTTTCAGTTTATATTTTAGCTAAAAGGTCTTTCCTTCCAACACAAATTTGTATTTCCTCCTAGTTGCATCTGGAGGTTCTCAGACAATGTAGTTGGTATGCAATTGCCAGTGCTTTTGCTTCTAGCCAACTTTTTTCAATTGGAAAAATCAATTTCCTTTGGAGGCTTTTATAgttgttttttcttttagtattattttttcttgACAGATATTATTGTTCGCTTCTCATCAGATCCCAGTCAACAAGGTCCGTACTTTTGGTGATTTGCGGAACGTGCTGATGAAGAGAATATTTCTTTCCGCTCTTCATTTTCGCATTAATACAAGATACCAGGTGCTTTGACTGCTTCCCATCTAATATGGGACCTTAAGATTTCATGATTTTAGTCTTGCTCATGGAACTTCGAATGCCAAGTGCATAATTAGATACATATATCATagtatttcaaaaaaataaataaaaagaagataCATTTTCCCTCCTATTCAAAATAAATGTCGTTTTGgactttttcaaaattttcaaaacaaATGTCATTCTAGTTTTGTTCCACTCCTGATTCCATTATTAATTACCCCTAGTAGCTCACCTCAAAACTCATATTTTCACTCTTCATTAATTGCAAATACATTATTTATTAGGGGTAACCTTTGGCAAAAAGAAATTTCCTTAATTTGCGTGCACAAGGCTAGAATGACATATATTTTGAAAAGGAGGGAGTATATCCTATCCTATATGATAGAAACTACATGTTGTGGACCTGTGGTTACAAGGTCTATTATATTATGCTTTTTACGAACATGTTTGATCTTGTAATTTGCATCTTAATTAGTGGCATTTGggctaatttcaagaattttcCAGAGTTCCAATCCCCCATTTACCTCAGTCGAATTGGACCACAGTGACTCAGGAAGAGAAGGATGTACTGTTACGACACTTACTGTGACTGCAGAACCTCGGAATTGGCAAAATGCAATTAAAGTTGCTGTGCAGGAGGTTTGTTTTTCCTCATTTCCTGCATCATCTTTTATGCTCTCTGTGTTTGAGTTCTACATATCTTTTTATACCTTTATTAGTGTGTGTACATGTCTACACATGAATATGTTTATATGCACATATATCCAACTTCCCTGCATATTATGATCAATTTTATGAGAAGAGCCGATGTCATTTGCTTCCTTCAGTTTGCATTTGCATGCTATTTGTAATCTTCTAACAGATAATTTGGTAGTGTTTTCCCAGTTCTATTTCTGAGatatgtttgtttatttttgcGTGTCTGCAGGTTAGAAGGCTTAAAGAATTTGGTGTGACAAATGGTGAATTAGCTCGGTACTTAGATGCCCTATTAAAAGACAGTGAACAACTGGCTGCCATGATTGATAATGTGTCATCAGTGGATAATTTAGACTTCATTATGGAAAGTGATGCACTTGGTCATACTGTGATGGATCAGAGACAAGGACATGAGAGTTTGGTTGCTGTTGCTAGCACAGTTACCCTTGAGGAGGTAATTCTTGCCTTGATGCGGAAGCATAATTATTGCTTATCGTTATCGGAGATGGCTTCATATATTTTGCATTAGACATGTATATAGAGGTGTGCCAGGACATACTTCTATACATTTTCAGATCTTTTAGTTTCTCAATTTCTACAAAATGTTATCTGTAAAATCGTgtgaaaaaaatgtaaatattcATGCCACTATTATATATGCAGACTGATGTTTACCTGAAACTTTTCAATGCTTCTTAGGTCAACTCTGTTGGTGCAGAGGTTTTGGAGTTCATATCTGATTTTGGTAAACCATCTGCACCGTCCCCTGCGGCGATTGTTGCATGTGTTCCAAAGAAAGTGCATGTTGATGGAATTGGTGAAACTGAATTCAAGATAGAACCAGAAGAGATCTTGGCTGCTGTTGAAGCTGGTTTAAAGGAACCCATAGAGGCTGAGCCCGAGGTCTTTACCTGAAAAAACTTTTGTGTTTAAGTGATCACGGTTATAAGAGGAACAACAGCATGACTTAGTGAACTGCTTCCATTCGGAGAAATATTTGATTTTCCCTATTTAGAAATTGTGTTTCAAGGAAGTATTGTCAAAGGGTTATATATCTAACTTTTGTCTGTTTGTAATTGCAGCTTGAGATACCAAAGGAGTTGGTGTCCTCAGAAAATCTGCAGGAATTGCTTTTGCAGCGGCTCCCATCCTTTGTTCCAGTTGaccaagaaaagaaaatgacaaAGGTTTATGATCAAGATACAGGAATAGTTCAGAGGCGTCTTTCGAATGGAATTCCTGTAAATTACAAGGTAACTCATTATGATTTCCATGGCTAGTTGAATATTTGCAGTGTTTTGGAGTCCTTGTGATTCTTTTGTTCGAAGTATAATTGATGGCTGCTGTTCACTTTTCAAGTTGTTCAAGATTGAACAACATATCCTTACGTAAACAATTAGTACGATAATCTTGTTTTCTCATTTTACTGTACTCTAAAGTATTTCTGATATAGGGGGTGGGGTTCAAATAAAAACCTTCTCATTGTGAGAACTCTACACTGCACTGGACCTATAAGTAATTCACAATATTGGTTGACTGTAGAGTTCAGTGCAGTTACTTATAGGCTTAAAACATTTACTTTATAGTTTAGGTGTAGAGTTCTCACAATAAGAAGTCTTTATTTGAACCACTCTTTGTGGATCAAACAAGAACTACATCTTTAATGAGAGCTAAGAACTAATAATTACCCCCGATCCATTTAATTCAGTGGTTTCAATTAATAACTGATTTTTTGCAAATTTCAAAGCAATCATGCGGGAATGTCGCATAACCGACATATACTTTAACTTATGCAAGCATAATTTATTATGTGCATGCAAATGACTACCTTATGCAAGGATAAATTATCACaaatgttatactccctccgtccgccaaaagtggaccactttggttgggcacgggatttaataaaattggtgataattttgatgtagtggagaaagggtcccaccactttatgggatgtgtggttgagattgaatttgaggtggtttttttgtaaataaagagtgtttgtaagaataaaagattaaagtggatggtgggaccatttccataaaaggaaagtggtatactctttgcggacgcccgatatagtaaaagtggtccacttttggcggacggagggagtagcattCATGAGAGAATCTAGCATAACCGGCAAAAACCTTATTCATACAACTACTTAACTTATGCAAGTGTCACATATTCTTGTGAATACAAATGACTACCTTATGCAAGGATAAGGTATGTTACATTACTCCAAATCTTTTTTCCAAGATTTCCAATCTAATTTAATTAGTGTTTGGGTTTGGTTCTTAATTATTATCTAATGTGGTGTTCACACTTTAACCcaatcctatatatatgtatatgtatagcATAAAAGGTCAAATATGACCATAAACTATTTGGCGGGTCCAAAGTGGGCCCTTAAAGTATCATAGGTACATGAACTTCTAAAAAAGGGTCAGACCATCTGTTACCCCTTGCACCGACGGGATTAACAGCTGTCCAAAGAATCTAATTTAAGAAACTAGAGTTGAAACCGGTAGAATTGAATAACAATACTGCCTAAATGAAAGCCTATAAGTTTCCTAGAAAATCAAGCTGAATTTCCAAGAAGCAGGTTTTCAAAATCAACTGAAATCAAAGCTGCAATTAACTTAAAATTTGTGTACTTTAGATTGTATGGTTCTTGCACTTTGTGATTCCCCATCCCATCTGACCCTTTCCATTCTAATCTATAAAAATTTCTTGTTTCTTCAAAATAAAGACAACGTGCAATTACTACTCATGTTCATCAAACCTGGAACTTTTTTGTTCTGGGGAGCAGTTTGTACCAATATTAATGATTATTTTTGTGGACGTAAACAGTGTAGATATTTTGGAGCAATATACTTTGGCCTTGTTTACTTTGTAGGATTAGGGTGGATGGTAAAAATTATCctaacaatataaaatatttacttttcttgaTCTTAAATGGGATGATAATGTAAGGCTGTTGATTGTTTCGAGTTTAAGGGATTAATAGGGTGATTATGTATTCCACCAATACAGGTGGGATATGATTTATCCATCAGTGAATCAAAAAAATTTAATCCATAGGAAACCCTTTATGTTATTCAAACCAAAGATGCTATGTAGCAGTGTGTCAACTTTGACTATGAAGTTCTCTATGTTGCACTAGGCTGTTTTTGCCTCCATATGTACATGTCAATGTATGTAAATTGTTGTTGTCATAATCAGAGTTATGATGCTATTCACTTGGTCTTCTGCTGCAGTTTCAAGCTACCTACATGCTCCTTAGTTGTTTGTTGTATACTTCTGGGATTTTGTCAAACAATCTTTCATGCAACTCCTGTTATTATATTAATAGATTTCGAAAAACGAAGCCAATTGTGGTGTCATGCGCCTCATTGTTGGTGGTGGACGAGCATCTGAAACT contains:
- the LOC130987956 gene encoding LOW QUALITY PROTEIN: stromal processing peptidase, chloroplastic (The sequence of the model RefSeq protein was modified relative to this genomic sequence to represent the inferred CDS: deleted 1 base in 1 codon) codes for the protein MQSSAIVFNTKPILASIHTSTSCNHSKESSNSALFPAKFNRTRLKKAITLRPPQNGCRSRLCSVSSKTSRRLCSEFKELSPHSRLLANSQRVSCFHSYNRKKIGVKRFTSGFFADKSTFHLTKSLPDNAEARKIQVPHASVGPEEPHAASTTWPDGVTEKSGLDIVDTEAERLEFENFLRFEIPSHPKLHRGQLKNGLRYLILPNKVPNNRFEAHMEVHVGSIDEEDDEQGIAHMIEHVAFLGSKKREKLLGTGARSNAYTDFHHTVFHIHSPTSTKDSEGDLLPVVLDALNEIAFHPKFLSSRVEKERRAILSELQMMNTIEYRVDCQLLQYLHSENKLSKRFPIGLEEQIKKWDADKIRKFHERWYFPANATLYIVGDIDDIPKTVNHIEAVFGKNGMENEASVPPTPSAFGAMASFLVPKLTVGLSGGLSQERSSVSLEQSKNLRRERHAVRPPVQHNWSIPGSYTEPKPPQIFQHELLQNFSINMFCKIPVNKVRTFGDLRNVLMKRIFLSALHFRINTRYQSSNPPFTSVELDHSDSGREGCTVTTLTVTAEPRNWQNAIKVAVQEVRRLKEFGVTNGELARYLDALLKDSEQLAAMIDNVSSVDNLDFIMESDALGHTVMDQRQGHESLVAVASTVTLEEVNSVGAEVLEFISDFGKPSAPSPAAIVACVPKKVHVDGIGETEFKIEPEEILAAVEAGLKEPIEAEPELEIPKELVSSENLQELLLQRLPSFVPVDQEKKMTKVYDQDTGIVQRRLSNGIPVNYKISKNEANCGVMRLIVGGGRASETDEAKGAVIVGVRTLSEGGRVGNFSREQVELFCVNHLINCSLESTEEFISMEFRFTLRDNGMRAAFQLLHMVLEQSVWLEDAFDRAKQLYLSYYRSIPKSLERSTAHKLMLAMLGGDERFVEPTPNSLQHLTLEQVKDAVMSQFVSDNMEVSIVGDFTEEDIESCILEYLGTVGERRGSERPQKYSPIMFRPYTADLQHQQVFLKDTDERACAYIAGPAPNRWGFTFEGKNLLESVINVSAFGEHLKSEEQPSKLENADKVQGKLRGHPLFFAITMGLLQEIINSRLFTTVRDSLGLTYDVSFELNLFDRLELGWYVISVTSTPEKVHKAVDACKNVLRGLHSNQIAPRELDRARRTLLMRHEAEIKSNAYWLGLMAHLQATSVPRKDISCIKELISLYEAATVEDVYVAYEQLKIDENCLFSCIGIAGSQAGEPVTASTEDIELPEGLHNVIPVGRGSSTMTRPTT